In the Balaenoptera ricei isolate mBalRic1 chromosome 1, mBalRic1.hap2, whole genome shotgun sequence genome, GGCGGGGAAGAATGGGAAGAGTAGTAGCCTGTTGATTGCTTCTCCCTTTCCCCTACAGGAATTTTTCACAGACAACCTATGGGGCACACTCCCTTGCTCGTGGCAGGAAGCCCTGGATGGACTGAACCCGCCACAGCTGGCCACACTGCTGCTGGGGATgcctggggaaggggaagtggcCAGGTACGGGCAAGAGGGACCTGTGTTGGGGGACTCGGTGCTGAGCCCTGCAGGGAGCCATTGCTCAGAGTCTCACAAGGGCCTCCTGGGTTGTAAACTGGCACACTCAGGATGCAATGGGACTATTCACTGGGGGCCTGGGTGGGCTATCTCAGGTACAGGTCGGTGTGGCCACTCACCCTGCTGGCCCTGAAGTCCACAGCCTATGCCCTGGCTTTTACCCGGACGCCTGGGTTTCAGACCCCCTCAGAGTTCCTGGAGAACCCCAGCCAGAGTTCCCGACTGACAGCTCCATTCCGGAAACATGTCAGGCCCAAGAAGCAGCATGAGATTCGGAGGCTGGGAGAGGTGAGGAGATGGCTGGGGTATAGGTGGTATCTGGGAGCCTGGGGACTCCTTAAGCCTATGGGTTACAAAGGTGTGGGCACCTTATACCACCTGCAGGACCAGAGGCCCTAGAAGGTCCCTTCCTTGGCAGATACACTATAATCATATCTTCATCCTTTTGCCGGGTTGTTTGGTGGCTATATTTGAATCACTGGCTTAGTTTTGTTCTGATAACCTTCACAATCTGCTCATGGCCTCACAGCAGGGCTCTTCTTCTGTGGAGGAGACTGAATCACTAGCCTGAGAGGAGCAAAGACAGTAGCCTGAGCCTGGGGTCAGCACACCCCATTGTGGTTTCCATGTCTCTTGTCTCTTCCCTCTACCCATCTTCCTCTGCCATCTTCAGCTCCTCCACCCTCATTGTGGGTGTTTGCCCTGGGAGCCAACACCAATGGCCAGGAGACCTTTGTTCCCTCCTCTTTCAGTTGGTGAAGAAGCTGAGTGACCTCACAGGCTGCACCCAAGTTGTGGATGTAGGCTCAGGCCAGGTGAGCCAGACCCCTAATGTTCTGGTTTTCTGTCATGGGGATAGAACAGCTGGAAGACAGGTTATCAGGCCACAGGCCCAGGGAGGCAGGTGCTAAGGAGTGGTAGAAGTAAGCTGGGCAGAATTTAAGCCTTCTGGGGGCCTAGGACCCAGGTGTCCAAACCACAGATAGGGAGGGGGACAGTGGAGAGGACACTGAACGGGGCTGTCTCCACCCTCCCTCTCGGGACTCCAGGGCCATCTCTCCCGCTTCATGTCCTTGGGGCTGGGGCTGATGGTGAAGAGCATTGAAGGGGATCAGAGACTGGTGGAGAGAGCCCAGCGCCTAGACCAGGAGCTCCTGCAGGCTCTGCAGAAAGAGGAGAAGCGGAACCCACAGGTAGACCAGCCCTTCCTGCAGCCAGGACCGTGATAGCAGGGTCTGCTTGGCTGGAATTGGGCACCAAGGCTGAATTCCCTCTTTTAAGTTTCTCAGCTTGAGATGGTGTGTCCTTATTTCTGCTACCCCTTTCCCAAGGTCCCTCCTTCACCGAAGCCTCCTCATATCTTAAAGGCACCTTCTAGTTAAAAAGTGCTTTCTACACCGATACGTTCTTCTCACAGCCACCTGTAAAAAGTGGCCAAATGAGGAAGCTCAGAGATGAAAAGACCTGCAGTTACTAATGACAGACCCAGAATCTATCCCATCTCCTGATTTAAAGTCCCACTTTCTCCTCTGCCCCAGTTTCTCTCCCACCTTCCTCCTTGGGAAGGAACTCAAGAGGACAGATCCGTTCCCGTGGCTTGAGGTGGCACGGGGACGGGAAACCGGCTTCCCATCTGCCTCTGTTCTGTCCTGCCTCCACAGGTGGTCCACACTGGCCCTCGCCACCGCCCCCACCACGTGGTTAGGTGGGTAGACCCCACGGCCCTGTGTGAGGAGCTTCTGCTTCCAGTGGAGAACTCACCTCAGAGTGAGGCCCGCTTGCTGCTGACAGGCCTCCATGCCTGTGGGGATCTGAGTGTTGCCTTGCTGAGGCACTTCTCCTGCTGCCCCGAGGTGGCGGCCCTGGCCTCAGTGGGCTGCTGTTACATGAAGCTGAGTGACCCCGGTGGCTACCCACTGAGTCAGTGGGTGGCTGGGCTGCCTGGCCGTGAACTGCCCTACAGGCTACGGGAGGGGGCCTGCCACGCCCTGGAGGAATACGCTGAGCGGCTGCAGAAAGCAGGCCCTGGCCTCC is a window encoding:
- the METTL25B gene encoding methyltransferase-like protein 25B isoform X2, whose product is MPGVSARGLSHEARRQLAVNLTRVVTLYRSILDAYIIEFFTDNLWGTLPCSWQEALDGLNPPQLATLLLGMPGEGEVARYRSVWPLTLLALKSTAYALAFTRTPGFQTPSEFLENPSQSSRLTAPFRKHVRPKKQHEIRRLGELVKKLSDLTGCTQVVDVGSGQGHLSRFMSLGLGLMVKSIEGDQRLVERAQRLDQELLQALQKEEKRNPQVVHTGPRHRPHHVVRWVDPTALCEELLLPVENSPQSEARLLLTGLHACGDLSVALLRHFSCCPEVAALASVGCCYMKLSDPGGYPLSQWVAGLPGRELPYRLREGACHALEEYAERLQKAGPGLRTHCYRAALETVIRRARPELRRPGVQGIPRVHELKIEEYVQRGLQRVGLDPHLPLNLAALRAHQAQENRVVAFFSLALLLAPLVETLILLDRLLYLQEQGFHAELLPIFSPELSPRNLVLVATKRPLGETFSVLETEDS
- the METTL25B gene encoding methyltransferase-like protein 25B isoform X5, with the translated sequence MGHTPLLVAGSPGWTEPATAGHTAAGDAWGRGSGQTPSEFLENPSQSSRLTAPFRKHVRPKKQHEIRRLGELVKKLSDLTGCTQVVDVGSGQGHLSRFMSLGLGLMVKSIEGDQRLVERAQRLDQELLQALQKEEKRNPQVVHTGPRHRPHHVVRWVDPTALCEELLLPVENSPQSEARLLLTGLHACGDLSVALLRHFSCCPEVAALASVGCCYMKLSDPGGYPLSQWVAGLPGRELPYRLREGACHALEEYAERLQKAGPGLRTHCYRAALETVIRRARPELRRPGVQGIPRVHELKIEEYVQRGLQRVGLDPHLPLNLAALRAHQAQENRVVAFFSLALLLAPLVETLILLDRLLYLQEQGFHAELLPIFSPELSPRNLVLVATKRPLGETFSVLETEDS
- the METTL25B gene encoding methyltransferase-like protein 25B isoform X1, translating into MRKLARVGEARAGRLADWNAPEAGPAYPQSPCLRERGQGFLEFFTDNLWGTLPCSWQEALDGLNPPQLATLLLGMPGEGEVARYRSVWPLTLLALKSTAYALAFTRTPGFQTPSEFLENPSQSSRLTAPFRKHVRPKKQHEIRRLGELVKKLSDLTGCTQVVDVGSGQGHLSRFMSLGLGLMVKSIEGDQRLVERAQRLDQELLQALQKEEKRNPQVVHTGPRHRPHHVVRWVDPTALCEELLLPVENSPQSEARLLLTGLHACGDLSVALLRHFSCCPEVAALASVGCCYMKLSDPGGYPLSQWVAGLPGRELPYRLREGACHALEEYAERLQKAGPGLRTHCYRAALETVIRRARPELRRPGVQGIPRVHELKIEEYVQRGLQRVGLDPHLPLNLAALRAHQAQENRVVAFFSLALLLAPLVETLILLDRLLYLQEQGFHAELLPIFSPELSPRNLVLVATKRPLGETFSVLETEDS
- the METTL25B gene encoding methyltransferase-like protein 25B isoform X4; the protein is MRKLARVGEARAGRLADWNAPEAGPAYPQSPCLRERGQGFLEFFTDNLWGTLPCSWQEALDGLNPPQLATLLLGMPGEGEVASSSTLIVGVCPGSQHQWPGDLCSLLFQLVKKLSDLTGCTQVVDVGSGQGHLSRFMSLGLGLMVKSIEGDQRLVERAQRLDQELLQALQKEEKRNPQVVHTGPRHRPHHVVRWVDPTALCEELLLPVENSPQSEARLLLTGLHACGDLSVALLRHFSCCPEVAALASVGCCYMKLSDPGGYPLSQWVAGLPGRELPYRLREGACHALEEYAERLQKAGPGLRTHCYRAALETVIRRARPELRRPGVQGIPRVHELKIEEYVQRGLQRVGLDPHLPLNLAALRAHQAQENRVVAFFSLALLLAPLVETLILLDRLLYLQEQGFHAELLPIFSPELSPRNLVLVATKRPLGETFSVLETEDS
- the METTL25B gene encoding methyltransferase-like protein 25B isoform X3 gives rise to the protein MAPASTELFSSQTQKPSSIQLFSSLIYDPALQQVLLEFFTDNLWGTLPCSWQEALDGLNPPQLATLLLGMPGEGEVARYRSVWPLTLLALKSTAYALAFTRTPGFQTPSEFLENPSQSSRLTAPFRKHVRPKKQHEIRRLGELVKKLSDLTGCTQVVDVGSGQGHLSRFMSLGLGLMVKSIEGDQRLVERAQRLDQELLQALQKEEKRNPQVVHTGPRHRPHHVVRWVDPTALCEELLLPVENSPQSEARLLLTGLHACGDLSVALLRHFSCCPEVAALASVGCCYMKLSDPGGYPLSQWVAGLPGRELPYRLREGACHALEEYAERLQKAGPGLRTHCYRAALETVIRRARPELRRPGVQGIPRVHELKIEEYVQRGLQRVGLDPHLPLNLAALRAHQAQENRVVAFFSLALLLAPLVETLILLDRLLYLQEQGFHAELLPIFSPELSPRNLVLVATKRPLGETFSVLETEDS